One segment of Haloplanus natans DSM 17983 DNA contains the following:
- the hjc gene encoding Holliday junction resolvase Hjc, translated as MSANRKGDRRERELVNELDAAGFAVMRAPASGSATERDLPDVLAGDGDKFYAIEAKSSAGDPIYLSGEEVESLIYFARNFGAKARIAIRFDREDWYFFHPGDLHVTDGGNYRVKKETALADGEDLDALVGHSTQARLDES; from the coding sequence ATGTCCGCGAACCGCAAGGGGGATCGCCGGGAGCGCGAACTCGTCAACGAACTCGACGCCGCGGGCTTTGCGGTCATGCGTGCTCCCGCGAGCGGGAGCGCTACAGAGCGTGACCTGCCGGACGTGCTCGCCGGCGACGGCGACAAATTCTACGCCATCGAGGCGAAGTCGTCCGCCGGCGACCCCATCTATCTCTCGGGTGAGGAGGTCGAATCCCTCATCTACTTCGCCCGTAATTTCGGCGCGAAGGCACGCATCGCCATCCGCTTCGACCGCGAGGACTGGTACTTTTTCCATCCCGGCGACCTGCACGTCACCGACGGCGGGAACTACCGGGTAAAAAAGGAGACGGCGCTGGCCGATGGCGAGGATCTGGACGCACTCGTTGGCCACTCGACGCAGGCGCGTCTCGACGAGTCCTAG
- a CDS encoding SWIM zinc finger family protein: MTHPAYTPASLPATRSKTTFPAAGTTGRARRARVEPMAVRPLRDGRYAVETTGGTYVVDLDARTCTCPDHQLRGARCKHRRRVALEVTEGLVPPPGERTAVCAVCGGRTFVPTAFEGPALCPRHDHRPGTLVRDRETGDRLIVVAATGERADRVETAEGRPVADYPTNAAYGPHEPVFRAVYLDALRRDGDVKRYAFPASRLRRIDRANESDSGPSPTDGTASPTTA; the protein is encoded by the coding sequence ATGACGCACCCAGCATACACACCCGCGTCACTGCCGGCTACCCGCTCGAAGACCACGTTCCCCGCCGCCGGAACGACGGGCCGCGCCAGGCGTGCCCGTGTCGAACCGATGGCGGTCCGCCCGCTCCGTGACGGCCGCTACGCCGTCGAGACGACGGGCGGGACGTACGTCGTCGACCTCGACGCCCGCACGTGCACGTGTCCGGACCACCAGCTCCGGGGCGCTCGCTGTAAGCATCGACGCCGGGTCGCCCTCGAAGTGACCGAAGGACTCGTTCCCCCGCCCGGCGAGCGCACCGCCGTCTGTGCGGTCTGTGGCGGTCGAACGTTCGTCCCGACGGCGTTCGAGGGCCCCGCGCTCTGCCCCCGCCACGACCATCGGCCGGGGACGCTCGTCCGCGACCGCGAGACGGGCGACCGTCTGATCGTCGTGGCGGCGACCGGCGAGCGCGCCGACCGCGTCGAGACTGCGGAGGGGCGCCCCGTCGCCGACTATCCGACAAACGCCGCCTACGGCCCCCACGAACCCGTCTTTCGTGCGGTCTATCTCGACGCTCTCCGACGCGACGGCGACGTGAAACGCTACGCGTTCCCGGCGTCGCGACTGCGGCGGATCGACCGCGCGAACGAGTCGGACTCCGGCCCCTCGCCCACGGACGGCACGGCATCGCCGACGACCGCCTAG
- a CDS encoding DNA primase, whose translation MRPDPLYARYPFFGAAREAVQRADISPPRLVTEGDPAVERARERVERALMSGTVASETPGRWSDRDELLSYPIARILVSLVDVRAAVEKYAEAEAETAFARLREDFDAGDAELRSVSTPRADLETVLDEFDLDGAVRRVEDGPNRAGFRIDVTAYLRLADPDWGDGWRLVNRDLADGAVPIAGDELRRLLREAVRRRVADGLPFEVRGSAGGDAIAEALSEDVAALRDRLAERERLPDVEAVIPAQFPPCMRALLDREEDLAPHAAFAATAFLVSLGLDADAIAERWPALDDGSLSYRTTVLADANGSQYPAPSCATMQAFGDCVNPDERCETIDHPLRYYAAAVADVDAD comes from the coding sequence ATGCGCCCCGACCCGCTCTACGCCCGGTATCCGTTCTTCGGCGCCGCCCGCGAGGCGGTCCAGCGGGCGGACATCTCCCCACCCCGGCTGGTCACCGAGGGCGACCCCGCCGTCGAGCGCGCCCGCGAACGCGTCGAGCGCGCGCTCATGTCCGGGACGGTGGCGTCGGAGACGCCCGGGCGCTGGAGCGACCGCGACGAACTCCTCTCGTATCCCATCGCGCGCATCCTCGTCTCGCTGGTCGACGTGCGCGCCGCGGTCGAGAAGTACGCCGAGGCCGAGGCCGAGACGGCGTTCGCGCGCCTTCGCGAGGACTTCGACGCCGGCGACGCGGAACTGCGCAGCGTCTCGACGCCCCGTGCCGACCTCGAAACCGTCCTCGACGAGTTCGACCTCGACGGGGCGGTACGGCGGGTCGAGGATGGCCCGAACCGCGCCGGCTTCCGGATCGACGTGACCGCGTATCTCCGGCTGGCCGATCCCGACTGGGGCGACGGCTGGCGGCTCGTCAACCGTGACCTCGCCGACGGCGCGGTGCCGATCGCCGGCGACGAACTCCGCCGCCTGCTCCGGGAGGCCGTCCGCCGCCGGGTCGCCGACGGCCTTCCGTTCGAGGTGCGGGGGAGCGCCGGCGGCGACGCCATCGCCGAGGCCCTGAGCGAGGACGTGGCGGCCCTGCGTGACCGCCTCGCTGAGCGCGAGCGGCTGCCGGACGTCGAGGCCGTGATCCCGGCGCAGTTCCCGCCGTGTATGCGGGCGTTGCTCGATAGGGAGGAGGACCTCGCCCCACACGCCGCCTTCGCGGCGACCGCCTTCCTCGTCTCGCTCGGACTCGACGCCGACGCCATCGCGGAGCGATGGCCCGCACTCGACGACGGCTCCCTCTCCTACCGAACGACGGTGCTCGCGGACGCGAACGGGAGCCAGTACCCCGCGCCCTCGTGTGCGACGATGCAGGCGTTCGGCGACTGCGTGAACCCGGACGAGCGCTGTGAGACCATCGATCACCCGCTGCGGTACTACGCGGCGGCGGTCGCGGACGTCGACGCCGACTAG
- a CDS encoding DUF7472 family protein: MELEEGMVRKIAISVVAVGVFVAFVVGIGTTYNDGGLGSSGGLALVGAIVLFILLMAGVGLLLDR; the protein is encoded by the coding sequence ATGGAACTCGAAGAGGGGATGGTCCGGAAAATCGCCATCTCCGTCGTCGCGGTGGGGGTTTTCGTCGCCTTCGTCGTCGGCATCGGCACCACCTACAACGACGGTGGACTGGGTTCGAGCGGCGGGCTCGCGCTCGTCGGCGCTATCGTTCTGTTCATTCTCCTGATGGCCGGCGTTGGCCTCCTTCTCGACCGGTAG